ATAAACATTACTACGTATAAAGGTGATGCACTTGTGCATCACCTTTTGTGTTACCTACATAACCTAGTAAATAAACGCTGCTCCTACGATAATCAATAGGATGAATAATACGACTAATAGCGCAAAACCTGAACCGTAGCCGCCTCCGCCACCATTGTAGCCACCGCCACCACTCATACGCTCACCTCCTTTCTCCTTTTATCCTATGCACGCTCCTTTGTAAAACTTAGGCAATTTTGATATGCAACCATTTTGTTTTTAAATCGTTTATGTTATAGTAACTAGTGATTTTAAAGTTCAGTTAGGAGCGTATTTAAAAATGAAGAAAACACTTTTAGCATTAACATTCGCTGCTTCTTTAGGTTTAGCGGCATGTAGTAACCCTGGTGATGAAGTTGTCGTTTCAACAAGCGTTGGTGACATCACACAAGAAGATTTTTATAACTCAATCAAGGAAATTGCCGGCGATCAGCTTTTACAACAAGTGGTAGTCGAAAAAATCTTGAACGACAAATATGAAGTAACAGACAAAGAGATTGAAGAAGAATTAAAAACTGTTAAAGAACAATATGGTGAAGGCTACGAAGCAGCTTTAGCACAAAGCAACTTAACAGAAGATATGTTAAAAACAAACATCCGCTTCAGCTTATTACAAGAAAAAGCAACGATGGATGTTGACGTAACAGACGAAGAAATTCAAAACTATTACGACCAATCTTCTCAAGAGTTAAATGCTCGTCATATCTTAGTGGAAGACGAAGCTTTAGCAAAAGAGTTAGTTGAAAAACTAAAAGCTGGTGAAGATTTTGCAACATTAGCTAAAGAAAACTCAACAGATACTGGTTCTGCTGAAAAAGGCGGCGACCTAGGTTGGTTCTCTACGGGAACAATGGTACCTGCGTTTAACGATGCTGCTTACGCATTAGAAATTGATGCAATTTCTGAACCAGTACAATCTGACTTCGGTTACCACATCATCCAAGTATTGGACAAACGTGAAGTAAAAGACTACGGTTCATTAGAAGATAAAAAAGAAGAAATCCGTGAAGCGATCGCTGCTACTAAAGGCGACTGGAACACAAAAATGGCTGAGTTAATCAAAGAAGCAAAAGTTGACGTAAAAGACGCTGACTTAAAAGGCGCTTTTGAAAATATGACTTCAGCTGAATAAGCAAAAAAAAATGCGAAGTCCGAATGTGGACTCCGCATTTTTTTAGTTTTTCTTAACAAACTCTGATTTTAATTTCATTGCGCCGAAACCATCAATTTTGCAATCAATGTTGTGATCGCCTTCTACAAGACGAATATTTTTTACACGCGTACCAATTTTTAATGTAGATGAGCTACCTTTTACTTTTAAATCTTTAATCACCGTTACTGCATCGCCATCTACTAATAGATTGCCGTTTGCATCGCGGACAACTAAGCCCTCTTCTTCTACTGCTTCTGCAGCTTGTGGCCATTCATGTGCACATTCAGGGCACACATAGTTTGCACCATCTTCATACGTATATTCAGAGCCACATTGTGGGCATTTCGGATATTCCATTTTACATACCTCCAGTAGTTATTCCCTTCCATACTGTCATACTTCCCGCTTAGAAACAACTTTAGCTCATTAATCTACACGAATTCTACAAAACTAAAGCACTTTTCTTATAAATGATCGATGCGATTTCCGGTTTCTGTTAACCATAGTCCCACACCTAATAATGCGCCACCAATGACATTGCCGATAGTTACAGGAATCAAATTATGTATAAAGTCTCCCATTGTAAACGCTGCGCCTTGTGGGATAAGTGCTGTTACTGAAAATAACATCATATTTGCGATACTATGCTCAAAGCCACCTAAAATAAATGGGAAAATACAACAAAAAATTAGCGCGATTTTCGCCCCTTCACTTTTCACACGATACGTACACCACACCGCCAAACAAACAAGGAGGTTGCAATAAATGCCGCGAAATAAAAGTTCACTAAAGCTAGCAGATGTTTTTAACACGGTCACCTTTTCCACATACATCGCCAAATCACCAACGACATAGCCGGTCATTACGAGTAACCATGCACAAACATAGGCTCCAACAAAGTTCCCACCGTAACTCACAGTCCATACTTTCATAACACTAAACCACGAAATGCGTTTTTCAAGTGCGCCCATGGGTAACACGAGGTTATTACCTGTAAATAAATCCACCCCGCCAAGCATGACCATACAAAGCGCGATACCAAAAACCGCAGCCTGTACAATTTTAATGTACGGTACTTCTGCTGGTGTGAGCATGCCTCCGATGACGATAAAGGTTAGCATTCCAAAGCCAATAAAAAGCCCCCCGAAAAAGGCGAGCATAAGGTAACTAAATACGCTGCGCTCTAAAATTTTTACTTTCTTGTGTGCCATTGCTGCAATCGCTTGAAATGTTTCATTCAATTAGACTACCTCATTTCCTATAGATGTCTCCTAAATTATAACAAGATACGCGCTTCATGTAAGTGAATGTTTGAAAACAGTCTTTTTCTTAACATTCATATGTGAATCACTTAACACTTTATAAAATTATCGTTTAAAAACGAACGTTTCTATTTCATTCAATACAGAAATTCGTGAATATGTCATGAGTTCTGCTCTTTTTTGTTTTTAAGTAAAATAATTTCACGAATTTTCCCACATTTATAGAAAAAGAGTATATTATCAATTTAGAGATTATTTTACTTTACACAAGGAGTGTTTCCATTGACAGTTACGACAAAACGCGCATTTAACTTTAATGCAGGTCCATCAGCATTACCACTTGAGGTTTTACAAAAAGCACAAGCCGAGTTAGTTGATTTTAAAGGCACAGGCATGTCAGTTATGGAGCTTAGTCACCGTAGCGCGACATTTGAAGCGGTACATAACGAAGCGATCGCACGCTTACGTAAACTTTATGAGATTCCTGAAAATTACGAAGTACTATTTTTACAAGGCGGCGCAAGTCTTCAATTCACAATGATCCCGATGAACTTCTTAGCTCAAGGTCAAAAAGCAAGCTACATTCAAACAGGCGCTTGGTCTGAAAAAGCATTCAAGGAAGCAAAATTCTTTGGGACGCCAGTTGAAGCAGCAAGCACTAAAGAAAATAATTATAAAAACATCCCTGCCCTATCTGACATCACTGTCGACGAAGACGCGGCCTATGTTCACTTAACATCAAATAACACAATTTTCGGTACACAATGGAA
The sequence above is a segment of the Solibacillus sp. FSL H8-0523 genome. Coding sequences within it:
- a CDS encoding YjcZ family sporulation protein; the encoded protein is MSGGGGYNGGGGGYGSGFALLVVLFILLIIVGAAFIY
- a CDS encoding peptidylprolyl isomerase, yielding MKKTLLALTFAASLGLAACSNPGDEVVVSTSVGDITQEDFYNSIKEIAGDQLLQQVVVEKILNDKYEVTDKEIEEELKTVKEQYGEGYEAALAQSNLTEDMLKTNIRFSLLQEKATMDVDVTDEEIQNYYDQSSQELNARHILVEDEALAKELVEKLKAGEDFATLAKENSTDTGSAEKGGDLGWFSTGTMVPAFNDAAYALEIDAISEPVQSDFGYHIIQVLDKREVKDYGSLEDKKEEIREAIAATKGDWNTKMAELIKEAKVDVKDADLKGAFENMTSAE
- a CDS encoding zinc ribbon domain-containing protein YjdM; amino-acid sequence: MEYPKCPQCGSEYTYEDGANYVCPECAHEWPQAAEAVEEEGLVVRDANGNLLVDGDAVTVIKDLKVKGSSSTLKIGTRVKNIRLVEGDHNIDCKIDGFGAMKLKSEFVKKN
- a CDS encoding formate/nitrite transporter family protein — its product is MNETFQAIAAMAHKKVKILERSVFSYLMLAFFGGLFIGFGMLTFIVIGGMLTPAEVPYIKIVQAAVFGIALCMVMLGGVDLFTGNNLVLPMGALEKRISWFSVMKVWTVSYGGNFVGAYVCAWLLVMTGYVVGDLAMYVEKVTVLKTSASFSELLFRGIYCNLLVCLAVWCTYRVKSEGAKIALIFCCIFPFILGGFEHSIANMMLFSVTALIPQGAAFTMGDFIHNLIPVTIGNVIGGALLGVGLWLTETGNRIDHL